A genomic window from Microvirga sp. TS319 includes:
- the ccmE gene encoding cytochrome c maturation protein CcmE — protein MTRKQRRLTLIGLAGGVLAIALGLVLYAMNDTIVFFNSPADIQAKNVQPGTRLRLGGLVKEGSVQRGSDQQITFEVMDAQGAIKVRYKGLLPDLFREGQGIVAEGVLESATLFRADSVLAKHDENYMPREVADTLKKQGHWQGEANAAPKTQ, from the coding sequence ATGACAAGAAAGCAAAGACGTCTGACCCTGATCGGCCTCGCGGGAGGCGTTCTCGCGATCGCTCTCGGTCTTGTGCTTTACGCCATGAACGACACGATCGTGTTCTTCAACTCCCCGGCCGACATCCAGGCCAAGAACGTTCAGCCCGGCACGCGCCTGCGCCTGGGAGGGCTCGTGAAGGAGGGCTCCGTCCAGCGCGGGTCCGACCAGCAGATCACCTTCGAGGTGATGGATGCGCAGGGCGCGATCAAGGTCCGTTACAAGGGGCTGCTGCCCGATCTGTTCCGGGAAGGGCAGGGCATCGTGGCCGAAGGCGTTCTGGAGAGCGCCACCCTGTTCCGCGCCGATTCCGTTCTCGCCAAGCACGACGAGAACTATATGCCCCGCGAGGTGGCGGATACGCTCAAGAAGCAAGGGCATTGGCAGGGTGAGGCCAACGCCGCGCCGAAGACGCAGTAG
- the ccmI gene encoding c-type cytochrome biogenesis protein CcmI, which yields MVIWIILLLMTAAAVMAVLWPLSRHRALAARQADPNTQFYREQIAEIDRDRERGALLPSEAEAAKVEAGRRLLRATGVADPESFAALGEPALRRRRAASTLALSLIPIIALVLYGAYGSPHLMTHPPQQNEAEAQDTGERLDLMGAVAQIEAHLAKNPEDGRGWEVVAPVYIRMGRIDEAVRAYESAVRYLGPSPERLSNVGETMVLANDGLVSADAQKVFEQAVALDKTSPKARFYLAIAAEQDGQVEKAKRAYGEILASSPEGAPWVGVVRQRLAGLGGEQPAAEQPGDQPRMGAEDIARMVTGLAERLETQGGSADEWARLVRSYAVLGQRDKARAAAERARQALAQDEAGLKIIDATAREMKLTDAGP from the coding sequence ATGGTGATCTGGATCATACTCTTGCTGATGACGGCGGCTGCCGTGATGGCGGTGCTCTGGCCGCTGTCGCGTCATCGTGCGCTCGCCGCGCGACAGGCTGACCCGAACACCCAGTTCTACCGCGAACAGATCGCCGAAATCGACCGCGACCGTGAGCGCGGCGCGCTTCTTCCAAGCGAGGCCGAGGCGGCCAAGGTCGAGGCCGGTCGCCGGCTTCTGCGCGCGACCGGCGTGGCGGATCCGGAATCCTTCGCCGCTCTCGGCGAACCGGCGCTTCGGCGGCGCAGGGCGGCCTCGACGCTGGCCCTATCCTTGATCCCGATCATCGCGCTTGTCCTTTACGGGGCCTATGGGTCGCCGCATCTCATGACCCACCCGCCGCAGCAGAATGAGGCCGAGGCTCAGGATACGGGCGAAAGACTCGACCTCATGGGCGCCGTCGCCCAGATCGAGGCCCATCTGGCCAAGAACCCGGAGGACGGACGCGGCTGGGAAGTGGTGGCTCCGGTCTATATCCGGATGGGTCGCATCGACGAGGCCGTCCGGGCCTACGAGTCCGCGGTGCGTTATCTCGGCCCGAGCCCGGAGCGGCTGTCCAATGTCGGCGAGACCATGGTGCTCGCCAATGACGGCCTCGTCTCGGCCGACGCCCAGAAGGTTTTCGAGCAGGCGGTGGCACTGGATAAGACCTCGCCGAAGGCGCGCTTCTATCTCGCCATCGCGGCCGAGCAGGACGGGCAGGTCGAGAAGGCCAAGCGAGCCTATGGCGAAATTCTCGCCTCCTCGCCGGAAGGTGCGCCGTGGGTCGGTGTCGTCCGGCAGCGCCTGGCCGGCCTCGGCGGTGAGCAACCCGCCGCGGAGCAGCCGGGAGATCAGCCCCGGATGGGCGCCGAGGACATCGCCCGCATGGTGACGGGGCTCGCCGAGCGTCTCGAAACTCAGGGTGGATCGGCCGACGAATGGGCGCGCCTGGTCCGCTCCTATGCGGTTCTCGGGCAGCGCGACAAGGCACGGGCCGCCGCCGAGCGGGCCCGCCAGGCCCTGGCGCAGGACGAGGCCGGGCTGAAGATCATCGACGCGACAGCGCGCGAAATGAAACTGACTGACGCAGGACCATGA
- a CDS encoding sensor histidine kinase — translation MSGLRPILSRFASRPIAVRLAVSSVFWSFAILLIAGLILQALYRDNTERAFDQRLLVYANTLASNLVAPGDPDRDLGPIGDPRFELPLSGWYWQVARPNAKPGEIRSSKSLFGGQIPSLTISPDDRFGQIRRGYGKAPDERNLRIVERDIDLGEDGRYVIRVAGPADEIDIGVRDFLFALTVTFALLGLALGFSTLLQIRFGLRPLSNLRSALGAIRRGEAERIAGEYPRDIAPLASELNLLLDTNREILERARTQVGNLAHALKTPLSIIMNEAENAPDEVAARVREQAALMRDQVNYYLDRARAAALAGTLGTLTEVEPVMASLARTFAKIYRDKDLAFELAIPPDLRFRGEKQDLEEMAGNLIDNAAKWASRKVEISIEIIREDDDRPRFRLLIDDDGPGLPEAARAEVLKRGRRLDETKPGSGLGLSIVSDLAALYRGSLKLDAAPLGGLRSMLELPGDRG, via the coding sequence GTGAGCGGTCTTCGCCCGATCCTGAGCCGTTTCGCGAGCCGGCCCATCGCCGTCCGGCTCGCGGTCTCCTCCGTCTTCTGGAGCTTCGCGATCCTCCTCATCGCCGGGCTCATCCTGCAGGCGCTCTACCGCGACAATACGGAGCGGGCCTTCGACCAGCGCCTTCTCGTCTATGCCAACACCCTGGCGTCCAACCTCGTGGCTCCGGGCGATCCCGACCGGGACCTCGGCCCGATCGGCGATCCGCGCTTCGAGCTGCCGCTGTCCGGCTGGTACTGGCAGGTGGCGCGGCCCAACGCGAAGCCGGGCGAGATCCGCTCGTCCAAATCCCTGTTCGGCGGACAGATCCCGAGCCTCACCATCAGCCCCGACGACCGCTTCGGGCAGATCCGGCGCGGCTACGGCAAGGCGCCGGATGAGCGCAATCTGCGCATCGTCGAGCGTGACATCGACCTGGGCGAGGACGGCCGCTACGTCATTCGCGTGGCGGGTCCGGCGGATGAAATCGACATCGGCGTCCGCGATTTTCTGTTCGCGCTCACGGTCACCTTCGCGCTGCTCGGGCTGGCGCTCGGCTTCTCCACGCTCCTGCAGATCCGTTTCGGCCTGCGTCCGCTCTCAAATCTCCGCAGCGCCTTGGGGGCCATCCGGCGCGGGGAGGCGGAGAGGATCGCCGGCGAGTATCCTCGGGATATCGCGCCGCTCGCGAGCGAGCTGAACCTTCTTCTGGATACGAACCGGGAGATCCTGGAGCGCGCCCGCACCCAGGTCGGCAATCTGGCCCACGCCCTCAAGACTCCGCTCAGCATCATCATGAACGAGGCGGAGAACGCTCCCGACGAGGTGGCAGCCCGCGTGCGCGAGCAGGCCGCCCTGATGCGCGATCAGGTCAATTACTATCTCGACCGCGCCCGCGCCGCGGCACTGGCCGGAACGCTCGGGACGCTCACGGAAGTGGAGCCCGTGATGGCAAGCCTCGCCCGGACCTTCGCCAAGATCTACCGCGACAAGGACCTGGCGTTCGAACTCGCGATCCCGCCCGACCTGCGGTTCAGGGGCGAGAAGCAGGATCTGGAGGAGATGGCCGGCAACCTGATCGACAATGCCGCCAAATGGGCCTCCCGGAAGGTCGAGATCTCCATCGAGATCATCCGCGAGGATGACGACCGTCCGCGCTTCCGCCTCTTGATCGACGACGACGGTCCGGGGCTTCCGGAAGCGGCGCGGGCCGAGGTCCTCAAGCGCGGCCGCCGCCTCGACGAAACGAAACCCGGATCCGGTCTGGGGCTGTCGATCGTCAGCGACCTCGCGGCTCTCTATCGCGGATCGCTCAAGCTCGATGCCGCTCCCCTCGGTGGACTTCGAAGCATGCTCGAGCTGCCGGGGGATAGAGGCTAG
- a CDS encoding response regulator transcription factor — MRLLVVEDDKILNKQIVTALEQAGYAVDTAFDGEEGQFLGDTEPYDAIILDLGLPKVDGVSVLTAWRREGRKTPVIILTARDRWSDKVQGFDAGADDYVTKPFHMEELLARVRALLRRATGHATSEIACGPVKLDTRSGRVAVDGNPVKLTSHEYRLLSYLMHHTGRIVSRGELTEHLYDQDFDRDSNTIEVFIGRLRKKLGVDIIQTVRGLGYLLDASQTHPKP; from the coding sequence GTGCGCCTTCTCGTTGTCGAGGACGACAAGATCCTCAATAAACAGATTGTGACCGCCCTCGAACAGGCGGGCTACGCGGTCGATACGGCTTTCGACGGCGAGGAAGGGCAGTTCCTCGGGGACACCGAGCCCTACGACGCCATCATCCTCGATCTCGGCCTGCCCAAGGTCGACGGCGTGTCTGTCCTCACGGCCTGGCGCCGGGAGGGCCGCAAGACCCCCGTCATCATCCTGACAGCCCGCGACCGCTGGAGCGACAAGGTCCAGGGCTTCGACGCCGGGGCCGACGACTACGTGACCAAGCCGTTCCACATGGAGGAACTCCTGGCGCGCGTCCGCGCCCTGCTGCGCCGGGCCACCGGCCACGCAACGAGCGAGATCGCCTGCGGCCCGGTCAAGCTCGACACCCGCTCGGGCCGGGTGGCTGTCGACGGCAATCCGGTGAAGCTGACCTCGCATGAATACCGGCTCCTGTCCTACCTGATGCACCATACGGGGCGCATCGTCTCGCGCGGCGAGTTGACGGAGCACCTCTACGATCAGGACTTCGACCGGGATTCGAACACCATCGAGGTCTTCATCGGCCGCCTGCGCAAGAAGCTCGGCGTCGATATCATCCAGACCGTCCGCGGCCTGGGCTATCTCCTCGACGCGAGCCAGACCCATCCGAAGCCGTGA
- a CDS encoding PepSY domain-containing protein, which translates to MRLVWLVIAVWGMVGAASAQSATSALNNCLPPREMQEAVASKGVVAPASAVMTARRQVPNADVVRASLCRSSDALVYVIMALQKDGRIVQVTIDGSSGRVKSVQ; encoded by the coding sequence ATGCGTCTGGTTTGGCTGGTCATCGCGGTGTGGGGAATGGTGGGGGCTGCGTCCGCGCAAAGCGCGACCTCGGCCCTCAACAATTGCTTGCCGCCCCGGGAAATGCAGGAGGCCGTGGCCTCCAAGGGCGTCGTCGCGCCCGCCTCAGCCGTCATGACGGCTCGCCGCCAGGTTCCGAACGCGGATGTGGTGCGGGCGAGCCTCTGCCGCAGCAGTGACGCCCTGGTTTATGTGATCATGGCCTTGCAAAAGGACGGCCGTATCGTTCAAGTGACGATCGACGGCTCGTCCGGGCGAGTCAAATCGGTCCAGTGA
- a CDS encoding YdcH family protein: MSNAPNDLTEDFPGRADRIHQLKTSNNRFSRLYDEYNDLNRTIHRIETRVEPQSEEAEEELKRRRLQIKDEIMAMLDNENA, from the coding sequence ATGAGCAATGCTCCCAACGACCTCACCGAGGATTTCCCGGGCAGGGCCGACCGGATTCACCAGCTGAAGACGAGCAACAACCGCTTCTCGCGGCTTTATGACGAATATAACGACCTGAACCGCACCATCCACCGCATCGAGACCCGGGTGGAGCCACAATCGGAGGAGGCGGAGGAAGAGCTCAAGCGTCGCCGCCTGCAGATCAAGGACGAGATCATGGCGATGCTCGACAACGAGAACGCCTGA
- a CDS encoding trypsin-like serine protease produces the protein MMKRLITLILALPLAATGAKAIVGGAEDQGPLASRSVMVLSSNGGVCSAVVVARDVVLTAAHCVTGADEHRVHFRDDAGEPVLIPLAARAVHPGYNEKAIQTRQRSIDLALVRIPEALPARFERATLTAASPAKDATIVVGGYGLAREGDAKTTGTFRTASLKVTEPYGPSRILLWTQGSGAMGACQGDSGGPMASGALIAAVTSWSSPTRGKSCGGITQGILLGPQKDWIDRTLRAWNRAASWSGD, from the coding sequence ATGATGAAACGTCTGATCACGCTCATTCTCGCCCTCCCGCTCGCGGCGACCGGGGCGAAGGCCATCGTCGGCGGCGCGGAGGACCAGGGTCCTCTCGCCAGCCGGAGCGTGATGGTGCTGAGTTCGAACGGGGGCGTCTGCAGCGCTGTCGTGGTGGCGCGCGACGTGGTGCTCACGGCCGCCCATTGCGTCACGGGCGCGGACGAGCACCGGGTTCATTTTCGCGACGACGCGGGCGAGCCGGTGCTGATCCCGCTCGCCGCCAGGGCCGTGCATCCGGGCTACAACGAGAAGGCCATCCAGACCCGCCAGCGGTCTATCGATCTGGCGCTCGTGCGCATTCCAGAGGCTCTCCCCGCGCGTTTTGAGCGGGCGACGCTCACGGCCGCCTCGCCCGCCAAGGACGCGACCATCGTGGTCGGCGGCTACGGCCTTGCCCGGGAGGGCGATGCGAAAACGACCGGAACCTTCCGCACGGCCTCCTTAAAGGTCACGGAGCCCTATGGCCCGAGCAGGATCCTGCTCTGGACGCAAGGCTCCGGCGCCATGGGGGCCTGTCAGGGCGATTCCGGCGGCCCCATGGCATCGGGGGCGCTGATCGCCGCCGTCACGTCCTGGTCGTCGCCCACCCGCGGCAAAAGCTGCGGCGGCATCACGCAAGGCATCCTTCTCGGCCCGCAGAAGGACTGGATCGACCGCACACTGAGAGCCTGGAACCGCGCGGCCTCCTGGTCGGGCGACTAG
- a CDS encoding trypsin-like serine protease produces MRALSILVFTALTFFTSNAQAVLLGATSRDPNGLRRSVVSIENSSGELCSGALIGPGLVLTAAHCVTDTATYRVVGVNKAFRPQRVGVIALAVHPSFVTGTTPRTQPGVDLAILLLERPLGGDFLPLDPSLSGRIDVGDDVTIAGFGVSNESLKGTARVLRQANLVSLGPIKVANRVLIVADRERLAETSGAGACRGDSGGPILAATQNSYLLYGIVSWSSGALRSRGTSACGGLTAVTPLIEHLGWIRQAVASLTARNGAWARH; encoded by the coding sequence ATGCGCGCGCTTTCAATCCTCGTTTTCACGGCCTTGACATTCTTCACGAGCAACGCGCAGGCCGTCTTGCTGGGAGCGACATCGCGGGATCCGAACGGCCTGCGGCGCTCGGTCGTATCGATCGAGAATTCCTCGGGCGAGCTCTGCTCCGGCGCCCTCATCGGCCCGGGTCTCGTCCTCACGGCGGCCCATTGCGTGACCGACACCGCCACCTACCGGGTCGTCGGCGTGAACAAGGCCTTCAGGCCGCAGCGGGTCGGAGTCATTGCACTGGCCGTCCATCCGAGCTTCGTCACCGGCACGACCCCGCGGACGCAGCCTGGCGTCGATCTGGCGATCCTGCTCCTCGAACGTCCGCTCGGCGGTGATTTCCTGCCGCTCGACCCGAGCCTGTCCGGCAGGATCGATGTCGGCGACGATGTGACCATCGCGGGATTCGGCGTCTCGAACGAAAGCCTGAAGGGCACGGCGCGCGTTCTGCGTCAGGCCAATCTCGTCTCGCTCGGCCCCATCAAGGTCGCCAACCGCGTCCTGATCGTCGCCGACCGGGAGCGGCTGGCCGAGACGAGCGGCGCAGGAGCGTGCCGGGGCGATTCCGGCGGGCCGATCCTCGCCGCGACTCAGAACAGTTATCTGCTCTACGGCATCGTGAGCTGGTCGAGCGGCGCCTTGCGCAGCCGCGGCACCAGCGCCTGCGGAGGGCTGACCGCGGTCACGCCTCTCATCGAGCATCTCGGATGGATCCGGCAGGCGGTCGCCAGCCTCACGGCCCGCAACGGAGCATGGGCGAGGCACTGA
- a CDS encoding endonuclease/exonuclease/phosphatase family protein, whose protein sequence is MRPLIDRSVGNLPCPDEALLAEARRTAPDPSAHAAFLQRIEAFHTLEFQPAHGAGACPGRLRIAALNAERLTRPDAVVRLKERTGADVLLLSEADIGMARSGNVHAVRDVAGAAGDGYVFGVEFVELDIGDREEMRRHAGGRNACGLHGNAIVSGLTLERPHLIPLEESGRWFAGFEGAQRRIGGRIALAARVAGAPRPLWVVSLHLESKTDAADRQAQIRTLLCALERLAPGEACIIGGDFNTKGLPKGEGERPLLIEEPDRFEPLFADLRAAGFSWAGANLAAPTQRDSLSKTHPRPFGTLDWLFVRGVAAANPQIVQAVDEEGRPISDHEMVAVDVSFDI, encoded by the coding sequence GTGCGACCCTTGATCGATCGGAGCGTCGGCAATCTTCCCTGTCCCGATGAAGCTCTCCTGGCGGAGGCGCGCCGGACCGCGCCGGATCCGTCGGCGCATGCCGCATTTCTGCAGCGGATCGAAGCTTTCCACACCCTCGAATTCCAGCCCGCGCACGGGGCCGGGGCATGTCCCGGCCGGTTGCGGATCGCGGCCCTGAACGCCGAGCGGCTGACGCGGCCCGATGCGGTCGTGCGGCTGAAAGAGCGGACCGGCGCGGACGTGCTGCTCCTGAGCGAGGCGGATATCGGCATGGCGCGATCTGGCAACGTTCATGCCGTTCGCGACGTCGCGGGCGCGGCCGGGGACGGCTATGTCTTCGGCGTCGAATTCGTGGAGCTCGATATCGGCGACCGGGAGGAGATGCGCCGCCATGCAGGCGGGCGTAATGCCTGCGGGCTCCACGGCAACGCCATCGTCAGCGGCCTCACGCTGGAGCGGCCGCATCTGATTCCGCTCGAGGAAAGCGGCCGGTGGTTTGCGGGATTCGAGGGCGCACAGCGGCGAATCGGCGGGCGGATCGCGCTCGCCGCGCGGGTGGCGGGCGCGCCGCGGCCGCTCTGGGTCGTGAGCCTGCATCTCGAAAGCAAAACGGATGCCGCCGACCGGCAGGCGCAGATCCGGACTCTGCTCTGCGCCCTGGAGCGGCTCGCGCCGGGGGAGGCCTGCATCATCGGAGGTGATTTCAACACCAAGGGGCTGCCGAAAGGAGAAGGGGAGCGGCCTCTCCTGATCGAAGAACCGGATCGGTTCGAACCGCTTTTTGCGGATCTTCGCGCAGCGGGGTTCTCCTGGGCGGGCGCAAATCTCGCCGCGCCGACTCAGCGCGACAGTCTGTCGAAGACGCATCCGCGCCCGTTCGGAACGCTCGATTGGCTTTTCGTGCGCGGCGTCGCGGCGGCGAATCCGCAGATCGTTCAGGCCGTGGACGAGGAGGGGCGGCCCATCTCCGATCACGAGATGGTCGCGGTCGATGTCTCGTTCGATATATGA
- a CDS encoding sensor histidine kinase, giving the protein MTAPRSIVTSVSDMQPVSGDLIVAKAYERPRGVNGGAVAHVTVRAAEAKADGRLAALLEGIGDAFYSLDGDWRFTSINRAAQEHFGIPAGEMLGRVIWDVVPGSEGTELRRRYEDVLATGVAASFEARSVIAPDRTLEFRVFPYDGGIAVSFRDRTERCRAEDYLKESQAQLSALADHLPLGMVYQMSDADNLFDRRFIYVSASCERLNGVPAERALKDPSALYDLLLPEFREPVFRTQAEAHVTGRPFDMEIVIRHGATGESRWQRIVATRRTLPDGGAVWDGLQIDITDHKQSEEHLRLLIHELNHRVKNTLATVQSLAAQSFGRLAAHADDEVRAARRAFEARLLALARGHDVLTRENWESALLSDIVSESCAPYGAAGTTGRARIAIEGPDLRIAPPMALSLSMTLHELFTNALKFGALSRPAGRIRIGWSVLTDSDGLRLRMRWEERGGPPVAPPSRMGFGSRLIQAGLARELNGSAHIAYEPEGVVCTIDVPVS; this is encoded by the coding sequence ATGACTGCGCCTCGCTCCATCGTGACTTCCGTCTCCGACATGCAGCCGGTTTCCGGCGATCTCATTGTCGCGAAGGCCTACGAACGGCCTCGGGGCGTCAACGGCGGCGCGGTTGCGCACGTGACCGTCCGTGCCGCGGAGGCGAAGGCCGACGGACGGCTCGCAGCCCTTCTCGAAGGCATCGGCGACGCCTTCTATTCCCTGGATGGCGACTGGCGCTTCACCTCCATCAACCGCGCGGCGCAGGAGCATTTCGGCATTCCGGCCGGCGAGATGCTCGGCCGCGTGATCTGGGACGTCGTTCCCGGTTCCGAGGGAACGGAGCTGCGCAGGCGCTACGAAGACGTCCTCGCCACGGGCGTCGCGGCATCGTTCGAGGCGAGGTCCGTCATTGCGCCCGACCGTACTCTGGAGTTTCGGGTCTTTCCCTATGACGGGGGCATCGCCGTCAGCTTCCGCGACCGGACCGAGCGATGCAGGGCGGAGGATTATCTGAAGGAGAGCCAGGCGCAGCTGAGCGCGCTCGCGGATCATCTGCCGCTCGGCATGGTCTATCAGATGAGCGATGCGGACAATCTCTTCGACCGCCGCTTCATCTATGTCTCGGCAAGCTGCGAACGGCTCAACGGCGTCCCGGCCGAGCGCGCGCTCAAAGATCCGTCGGCGCTCTACGACCTGCTCCTGCCGGAATTCCGCGAGCCCGTGTTTCGGACGCAGGCCGAGGCCCACGTCACGGGCAGGCCCTTCGACATGGAGATCGTCATCCGGCATGGCGCGACGGGCGAGTCGCGATGGCAGCGGATCGTGGCGACGCGCCGGACGCTCCCCGATGGGGGCGCCGTCTGGGACGGGCTCCAGATCGACATCACCGATCACAAGCAATCGGAGGAGCATCTGCGCCTCCTCATCCACGAGCTCAATCATCGGGTCAAGAATACGCTTGCAACCGTCCAGTCCCTGGCGGCCCAGAGCTTCGGGCGCCTCGCAGCCCATGCGGACGACGAAGTCCGGGCGGCACGGCGCGCCTTCGAGGCGCGGCTGCTCGCCCTCGCGCGTGGCCATGACGTGCTCACCCGCGAGAACTGGGAGAGCGCCCTCCTGTCCGATATCGTGAGCGAATCCTGCGCGCCCTATGGGGCGGCGGGGACCACGGGAAGGGCGCGCATCGCGATCGAGGGGCCGGACCTGCGCATCGCGCCGCCGATGGCGCTCAGCCTGTCCATGACCCTGCACGAGTTGTTCACCAACGCGCTCAAGTTCGGTGCCCTGAGCCGCCCCGCGGGGCGGATCCGCATCGGCTGGTCGGTCCTGACGGACTCCGATGGATTGCGGCTGCGGATGCGCTGGGAGGAACGCGGCGGCCCTCCGGTCGCGCCTCCGTCGCGCATGGGCTTCGGCTCGCGGCTGATCCAGGCCGGACTCGCGCGGGAACTGAACGGCTCGGCGCATATCGCCTATGAGCCGGAGGGCGTGGTCTGCACCATCGACGTACCCGTCTCATGA
- a CDS encoding TRAP transporter substrate-binding protein: protein MKRRQFLQAAAIGTASTAVAAPAIAQTMPEMKWRLQSGFPKSLDTIYGASEVIAKFVSEATDGKFQIQPFAAGEIVGTPQVADAVGNGTIEMGHTCSYYYFGKDPTFAIGTALPFGLNARQQNAWLYHGGGNDLLNEFYAKHNMYGMPAGNTGVQMGGWFRKEIKTVEDLKGLKMRIAGLAGQVMAKLGVVPQQIPGGDIYPSLERGTIDAAEWVGPYDDEKLGFAKVAPFYYYPGFWEGGPSIHLFINSAKWKELPKSYQAILTAAAGYANNDMLAKYDARNPAALRRLLGAGTQLRPFSQEIMEAAYKASNEVYDEVSGKNPDFKKIYESIRGFRNEEYLWFQVAEYAYDTFMIRARARG from the coding sequence ATGAAACGTCGTCAATTTTTGCAGGCCGCCGCAATCGGCACCGCCTCGACGGCGGTGGCGGCTCCCGCCATCGCGCAGACGATGCCGGAGATGAAGTGGCGCCTGCAATCCGGCTTTCCGAAGTCCCTCGACACGATCTACGGCGCATCCGAAGTGATCGCGAAATTCGTCTCGGAGGCAACGGACGGCAAGTTCCAGATCCAGCCTTTCGCGGCCGGAGAAATCGTCGGCACGCCGCAGGTGGCCGATGCGGTCGGCAACGGCACCATCGAGATGGGCCATACCTGCTCCTATTATTATTTCGGCAAGGACCCGACTTTCGCGATCGGCACCGCCCTGCCCTTCGGGCTCAATGCCCGCCAGCAGAACGCCTGGCTCTATCACGGCGGCGGCAACGACCTGCTCAACGAGTTTTATGCCAAGCACAACATGTACGGCATGCCGGCCGGCAATACCGGCGTGCAGATGGGCGGCTGGTTCCGCAAGGAGATCAAGACCGTCGAGGACCTCAAGGGCCTCAAGATGCGCATCGCAGGGCTCGCCGGTCAGGTCATGGCGAAGCTCGGCGTCGTGCCGCAGCAGATTCCGGGCGGCGACATCTACCCGTCGCTCGAGCGCGGCACCATCGATGCCGCCGAATGGGTCGGACCCTACGATGACGAGAAGCTCGGCTTCGCCAAGGTCGCGCCGTTCTACTACTACCCCGGCTTCTGGGAAGGCGGACCGTCCATTCACCTGTTCATCAACAGCGCGAAATGGAAGGAGCTGCCGAAATCCTATCAGGCGATCCTGACCGCCGCCGCCGGCTACGCCAATAACGACATGCTGGCGAAATACGACGCGCGCAATCCGGCCGCCCTGCGGCGCCTGCTCGGCGCCGGCACGCAACTGCGTCCGTTCTCGCAGGAGATCATGGAAGCCGCCTACAAGGCCTCCAACGAGGTGTACGACGAGGTGTCCGGAAAGAACCCGGACTTCAAGAAAATCTACGAAAGCATCCGCGGTTTCCGCAACGAGGAGTATCTCTGGTTCCAGGTGGCCGAGTACGCCTACGACACCTTCATGATCCGCGCCCGCGCCCGCGGGTAA
- a CDS encoding DUF2939 domain-containing protein: MRWTVRICFLLFLAWAIFMISPFVGLYDLGKAVEAKDLNRIEERVNFTALRASLSRQILGEYLKDKDLDGAELDVATQAGSSVLNPVVEQLVTPQALVDLFEDGWPERATGRSPNGARGAAAARLQLGFGSLELAWKTFFFSEAQGFRSITIPVPVDQPKDRQFRITMRLKNLTWRLSGIELPAPLREELIKRASIASR; the protein is encoded by the coding sequence ATGCGCTGGACTGTACGGATCTGCTTTCTCCTCTTCCTGGCCTGGGCGATCTTCATGATCTCGCCCTTCGTGGGCCTGTACGACCTCGGCAAGGCGGTCGAGGCCAAGGACCTAAACCGGATCGAGGAACGCGTGAATTTCACCGCCCTGAGGGCGTCCCTCTCCCGTCAGATCCTCGGGGAATACCTGAAGGACAAGGACCTGGACGGGGCCGAGCTCGACGTCGCCACCCAGGCGGGAAGCTCCGTTCTCAACCCAGTCGTTGAACAGCTCGTGACGCCCCAGGCCCTGGTCGATCTGTTCGAGGACGGCTGGCCCGAGCGGGCCACGGGCAGAAGCCCGAACGGCGCGAGGGGCGCGGCCGCCGCCCGCCTCCAGCTTGGCTTCGGCTCGCTGGAGCTCGCGTGGAAGACCTTCTTCTTCTCGGAGGCACAGGGTTTCCGGAGCATCACGATCCCGGTTCCTGTCGATCAGCCGAAGGACAGGCAATTCAGGATTACCATGCGTCTGAAGAACCTGACCTGGCGCCTGAGCGGCATCGAACTGCCGGCACCCCTGCGGGAGGAGTTGATCAAGCGCGCGTCCATCGCCTCACGCTGA